Part of the Sphingomonas morindae genome, CCCGGCCGCGTGCTGGCGGCGGAGGGCGCCCGCGATGCGCTGCTCGCGCTCAAGGCGGCCGGGGCGGGGCGGATCGTGGCGGATCATCGCGATCTGTTCCGCCGCCCCTATGCGCCGGCCGAGCTTGCCCGCTTCGATGCGGTGGTGCTGGATCCGCCGCGCGCCGGCGCGCGCGAGCAGGTGGCGCGGCTGGCCGAAGCGCCGGGGCCGCGCGTCGTCTATGTGTCCTGCAATCCCGCCACCTTCGCGCGCGATGCGCGGATGCTCCTCGCCGGCGGGCGGCGGCTCGCCTGGGTGCAGCCGGTCGGCCAGTTCCGCTGGTCCACCCATGTCGAGCTTGTCGGCGTCTTCGATAGCCCCGCGGCCACACCGGGCTGATCGCGCGCCCGCCGGCCCAGGCCCCTTACAGCAAGCGGGGGCCGGCGCGCGGGCGCCGGCCCCCTCCTGTCGCATGCCCGGAGGCGCGGAGGCTCAGTCGTTGAAGAGCTTCGCGAAGGCGCGCTTCTCGCGATTGCGCCAATGGCCGCGATGATAGGCGTCGGACGCGATCAGCGGCATCACCGAGGTCGCCTCGGCGAACACCATCTGCTCCATCGCGGTGGACACCTTGCCCCAGGACGCGGCTTCCTGCAGCGTCGAGGAGGAGCAGGCGCCGTCGCGCACGTCCGCCACGGTGATCTGCACCGCATATTTGTGCACATCCACCTCATGGCCGAGGATTTCGGCGCAGACGACCGTATCCTGGATGAAGTTCTTGGGCACGCCGCCGCCGATCATCATCAGGCCGGTGGTGCCCGCCTTGATCTTGATGTCGGTCAGCTCGCGGAAATCGGCGATCGAGTCGATCGTCAGATAGGGCTTGCCCGCCTTCATGCTGTCGACCTGATGCTTCACGAGGCCGAAGCCCGCCGAGCTGTCGGTGAAGGCCGGGCAGAAGATCGGCACGTCATGCTCATAGGCGAGCTTGACGAGGCTGTTCTCCTTCTTGCCGTGCTGCACGAGATATTTGCCCATCTCGCGGATGAAGGCGCGCGAGCTATAGGCCTTGGGCGCGAGGCTCTCGGCGATCTCGAAGATGGTGTGATCGACGTTCTGCAGCGCCACCTCGTCAATATAGGTGTCGTAGATGCGGTCGATGTAGAGCGAGCGCAGCGTATCGTCGTCAGGCACTTCGTTGGCCTGATAATGTTTGTGGCCGAGGCCCTCGAAGAAATCCATGTCGACGATGGTGGCGCCGGTGGCGACGATCATGTCGACCATGTTGTTGCGCACCAGCTCGGCATAGAGATCCATGCAGCCGCCGGCCGAGGTGGAGCCGGCCACCACCAGCGCCACCGCGCAATCCTGGTCGGCCAGCATCATGTTGTACAGCTCCGCCGCGCGGCCGGTATCGCGCGAGGTGAAGCTCATCTTCTTCATCGCGTCGATGATCGGGCGCGCGTCGAAGCTCTTGATATCGATATGCTCGACCTGGGTCGCCAGCAGCTCGGCCTTGCGCCCGTCGTTGATCTTGGTTTCGTTGGTCATGGTGTCACTCCAGCACTAGCCGGCCGGCCCGCCCTGTGCGGGGGCGGGCGGCCTGCGGCATGCGCGGCCCAAGCCGCGAAGGCATGCCGGCAACCGCCGGCATGGCAAGGGGATCTTACAGCTTGACGACGCGGCCGGCGGCCGGCCGGGCGTTCGTCCCGACATAAAGGCTGACCATCGGCTCGTCATCCACCGCCACCGTCGCTTCGGTGCCGAAGCCGTTGAAGCCGGTGCGCATCGCCGAGCCATAGGCGCCGAGCATGCCGATCTCGATATAATCGCCCGGCTGCACGTCGGCGGGCAGCTCGAACGGGCCGACCATGTGATCCATATCGTCGCAGGTCGGACCGTAGAAGCTGAACGCCATCGTCTTGGCCCGGCTCTCCGACGCGCGGAGCAGCTGGACCGGGAAGCGCCAGGCGATGTGCGCCGCATCGAACAGCGCGCCATAGGCGCCGTCGTTGATGAACAGCTCGTCGCCGCGGCGCTTCTCGACGCGCACGATCAGGCTCGCATATTCCGCCGACAGCGCGCGGCCCGGCTCGCACCACAGCTCGGCCGAATAGCTGACCGGCAGGCTCTCGAAGCCCTCGTGGATGGTCCGGAAATAGGCCTCGAGCGGCGGCGGCTCCATGCCGGGATAGCAGGAGGGAAAGCCTCCGCCGACATCGATCACGTCCACCGTCACCGCCGCCGCGACGATCGCGGCGCGCACCCGGGCGATCGCCTCCGCATAGGCGGCCGGGCTCATCGCCTGGCTGCCGACATGGAAGCAGATGCCGAGCGCGTCGGCGACCTGGCGGGTGGCCATGAGCAGCGCCGGAGCCTCGCTCAGATCGGCGCCGAACTTGGACGCCAGGCTGAGCTTGGAGTGATCCGACGAGACGCGCAGCCGCACGCAGAGCGTGAGATCGGTCGCGCCTTGGGTGGCGCGCACGATCTTGGCCAGCTCCTCCTCGCTATCGAGCGAGAAGGTGCGGACGCCATGCTCGAAATAGGCCTCGGCGATCGCCTCTTCCGCCTTGACGGGGTGCATGAAGCACAGCGTCGCTTCGGGCAGGGTGGCGCGCACCAGACGGACTTCGCCGATCGAGGCGACGTCATAGTGCGTGATCCCGCCCGCCCACAGCGACTCGAGGAGCGCCGGGGACGGATTGGCCTTCACGGCGTAGAGCGACCGGCCCGGAAACTTCTCCGAGAAGAAGCGAGCGGCGCGCTCCGCGGCGTGCGGACGGACGAGCGTGACCGGGGCAACCGGACGGAGGGCGGCAGCTACCCCCAGCGCGCTATGATGCTTGTGCAATTCAAGGGACCTCCAACGGGTAGTTTCGGACGAAAGCTGCCTTGCGGTTGGAAGTCCCATGGGGCAGCGAGGGGGCGCATATAGAAACAGCGGACCCCCCTGTAAAGACCTTCAGGAAACCCCGCGTTTCCGGGCTTTTTGGCTGCGAATCACGGATGGCGTTAACGAGTGTCGGCGCGATTGGTGCGCGCCGGCCGCGCGGAGGCGGCGTCAGGCGCGGCGAATGGCGCCTGCGCGACGACAAATCGCATGCCGGACAGCAAAAAGGCCCGGCGGGCGGGCCGGGCCTTCAGCGGTTTTTCAAGGCGCGGGGAAGGGGCTCAGCCCTTCAAGCGCATGTCCAGATAGCCGTCCACCGAGCGCATCAGCTCGTCCATCTCGTCGGCGAAGAAGTGGTTGGCCTTGGGGATGGTGTCGTGATGGATGGTGATGTGCTTCTGCGTGCGCAGCTTGTCGACCAGCTTCTGCGTCGCCGCCGGCGTCGCCACCTCGTCCGCA contains:
- a CDS encoding type III PLP-dependent enzyme, which gives rise to MHKHHSALGVAAALRPVAPVTLVRPHAAERAARFFSEKFPGRSLYAVKANPSPALLESLWAGGITHYDVASIGEVRLVRATLPEATLCFMHPVKAEEAIAEAYFEHGVRTFSLDSEEELAKIVRATQGATDLTLCVRLRVSSDHSKLSLASKFGADLSEAPALLMATRQVADALGICFHVGSQAMSPAAYAEAIARVRAAIVAAAVTVDVIDVGGGFPSCYPGMEPPPLEAYFRTIHEGFESLPVSYSAELWCEPGRALSAEYASLIVRVEKRRGDELFINDGAYGALFDAAHIAWRFPVQLLRASESRAKTMAFSFYGPTCDDMDHMVGPFELPADVQPGDYIEIGMLGAYGSAMRTGFNGFGTEATVAVDDEPMVSLYVGTNARPAAGRVVKL
- a CDS encoding 1,9-bis(guanidino)-5-aza-nonane synthase is translated as MTNETKINDGRKAELLATQVEHIDIKSFDARPIIDAMKKMSFTSRDTGRAAELYNMMLADQDCAVALVVAGSTSAGGCMDLYAELVRNNMVDMIVATGATIVDMDFFEGLGHKHYQANEVPDDDTLRSLYIDRIYDTYIDEVALQNVDHTIFEIAESLAPKAYSSRAFIREMGKYLVQHGKKENSLVKLAYEHDVPIFCPAFTDSSAGFGLVKHQVDSMKAGKPYLTIDSIADFRELTDIKIKAGTTGLMMIGGGVPKNFIQDTVVCAEILGHEVDVHKYAVQITVADVRDGACSSSTLQEAASWGKVSTAMEQMVFAEATSVMPLIASDAYHRGHWRNREKRAFAKLFND